Proteins encoded by one window of Candidatus Nezhaarchaeota archaeon:
- a CDS encoding winged helix-turn-helix domain-containing protein produces the protein MRKRSRLDIVFEILEAIHDEGELGPTKLSIMINLSYDRVKKILDDMLKKKLIEVSPNQRQGSTAFRLTSRGLTLLSELRRVRKLLEDYGLV, from the coding sequence ATGAGGAAGCGTAGCAGGCTAGACATAGTCTTTGAAATATTAGAGGCAATACATGATGAGGGGGAATTAGGTCCCACTAAACTCTCTATCATGATTAATCTGTCCTACGATAGGGTGAAGAAGATCCTCGATGACATGCTTAAGAAGAAGCTAATTGAGGTATCTCCCAACCAACGCCAAGGCTCAACAGCATTTAGGTTAACATCAAGAGGTTTAACGCTTCTATCCGAGTTGAGGAGAGTGAGGAAGCTTTTAGAGGATTATGGTTTAGTGTAA